Below is a window of Paramagnetospirillum magneticum AMB-1 DNA.
CCACTGGTTGGGGGAGGCTGGCTGAAGACACAATATCGGGATAACGCGGGAAAGGCGACGTCAGGCCGCCTGGATCGGAGGCCCGCGGGCGAAATGGTGGTGGGATGCCTGCCCGTCCACGTGTGACGAAGCGGTCGCGGCGATGCGAAGCCCTGCCGTACCTGCGGTGGGTACTTTGAAGGTTGGGGACGGCAATGCCCCTTTCGCCTGCGACGCGGCCTGACACACCAGGCAGCATCCGTGACTGTCCGACTGCCCCTCGTCGCCCATGGGGGATGGAACCGCCGTACGCTCGGCTCCGCCCAGGTTTGACGCGTGGCAGATTCCGGTCCGCGCCGCCAGCGTCACCAGGAGGGTTCCCCCCCTGAACGCCAGATCGAGACCGGGAAGCAGACCCTGGAAGAGGAATCCCGCCGCCACCAGCGCCACGGCCACCAGCCGCGCCACAAGGCGACGGTCGACGGCGGAGCTGGACTGAACGGCGCGGGCAGAGCGCAAGGCGATCCTCCTAGGGCGTTGCACTAGGAATGCACGCCGGCGAAAGCCCGACATTGACCCAGGTCAAGTCCAGAAAATATCAGAGCCGGGCACCCGCCGCCGCACGGCGGCCGTTGACCGCCAGGCCGTGGGCGGCGTGGGCGGCATGGGCGCGGGCATAGGGGGCCAGCTTGGCATCCTCGCCCAGGATATGGACCATGACCCACTTGTCCATCAGGCTGCGGACCGCCAGCACGAAATCATCGTGGGGGCTGCCGCCCATCAGCGGTGACAGCAACACCCGCCGCAGGCCGGACGCCATTTCGGCATGCAGCGCCATGTGCCGGACCCGGTCGGGATAGCCGCACTGGAGCATGAACATTTCCTCGCGGGCGAAATGCTCGCCAGCCTCGGCCATCAGCACCGCCGCCGCCGCCTTGGCGGCCTCCAGTGTCCGGCTGCCTTCCAGTTCACGCCAGGCCGCGATCATGCGATCATGGTCGTCGTCGAGGGGCTTGTGCCCGATAGTGTAGCTGGTGGCCATGTCACCCCCACAAGGACAGGACAGTACACATCAATACTCCCTCATGAGGACTGAACGAACAAACGCCAGTCTGTAACGCTTTCCTGTGATTTTATGACACCTTCAAGTCAAACATATCCAAAGGTAATAGCAAATGCTTCCCTACTCCTTCTTCTCCGCCATGCTCCGCTTCGTCGCCGCCAAAACGGAGGCCGCCGCGACGGATGCACGGACGGCGGAGATGGCCGCGGTATTGCGGCGCATTGCCGACACGGTGGACCAGGGGCCGGAATTCGAGGTGCCCGGAGACGGCCTGGAATTGAATGCCCGGGCGCTGGCCGGCTTCGCCGCCTTCCTGCAGCGGAGCATCCTCCCCGAGGCGGTGGCCCACGGCAATCAGGCGGGGGAGAACCAAATCCGCTGGTCGGTGGATGCCGCCATGGACGCGGTCAACACCTTGCTGTCGCGCGCGGCGCTGCAGGAGGGGCAGGAGAGGCAGGCGGTACGCATCACCCTCCCCGCTCCGCCGCCATGACGGCGGCCACCCGGTCCTTGCCCGGGACCACCCGGGCATGGTTCACTAACCCTGGGTTTATGAAACGGTTCGGGGAGTGGGCA
It encodes the following:
- a CDS encoding bacteriohemerythrin, which translates into the protein MATSYTIGHKPLDDDHDRMIAAWRELEGSRTLEAAKAAAAVLMAEAGEHFAREEMFMLQCGYPDRVRHMALHAEMASGLRRVLLSPLMGGSPHDDFVLAVRSLMDKWVMVHILGEDAKLAPYARAHAAHAAHGLAVNGRRAAAGARL